A genomic window from Brassica oleracea var. oleracea cultivar TO1000 chromosome C8, BOL, whole genome shotgun sequence includes:
- the LOC106309834 gene encoding gamma-interferon-inducible-lysosomal thiol reductase-like isoform X1 — MLFTMTSSSSHRLVFFCLACLLFTFSYNFVAGESDKVKLNLYYESICPYCQSFIADGLVKIFDSDLHTITDLKLVPFGNAHVSDKLTVTCQHGEEECKLNAIEACAIRTWPDPNVHYWFIRCIENDTTNWESSCFTKYGGKKAIKDCYTSDLSKTLILGYANQTLSLKPKHIYVPWVTVNGKPQYEHLDDFVAQVCKAYKGKASLQKICHSSALSKSPQSKVVKLQVSYADEVFNHQAKNLN, encoded by the exons ATGCTTTTTACAATGACTTCTTCTTCGTCACACAGGCTTGTGTTCTTCTGCTTAGCTTGCCTTCTGTTCACCTTCTCTTACAACTTTGTGGCTGGTGAATCCGACAAAGTGAAGCTCAATCTTTACTACGAATCAATTTGTCCCTATTGTCAGAGTTTCATAGCCGATGGTCTAGTCAAAATATTTGACTCTGATCTACACACAATCACTGATCTAAAGCTCGTTCCATTCGGGAACGCTCATGTCTCCGATAAGCTGACTGTCACTTGTCAG CATGGTGAAGAGGAATGCAAACTAAACGCCATCGAAGCTTGCGCCATAAGAACTTGGCCCGATCCG AATGTACATTACTGGTTCATAAGGTGCATCGAAAACGACACAACAAACTGGGAATCATCATGTTTTACGAAATATGGAGGTAAGAAGGCCATCAAAGATTGTTATACCAGTGATCTCTCTAAAACT CTCATACTTGGTTATGCAAACCAGACTTTAAGTTTGAAGCCGAAACATATTTACGTACCATGGGTCACAGTTAACGGCAAACCACAATACGAG CATCTTGATGATTTTGTTGCCCAGGTGTGCAAAGCGTACAAAGGAAAGGCTTCGCTTCAAAAAATCTGCCATTCCTCTGCTCTGTCTAAGTCACCTCAGAGCAAAGTGGTGAAGCTTCAAGTCTCCTATGCCGATGAAGTTTTCAATCACCAAGCAAAAAACTTAAACTAA
- the LOC106309834 gene encoding gamma-interferon-inducible-lysosomal thiol reductase-like isoform X2, protein MLFTMTSSSSHRLVFFCLACLLFTFSYNFVAGESDKVKLNLYYESICPYCQSFIADGLVKIFDSDLHTITDLKLVPFGNAHVSDKLTVTCQHGEEECKLNAIEACAIRTWPDPNVHYWFIRCIENDTTNWESSCFTKYGGKKAIKDCYTSDLSKTLILGYANQTLSLKPKHIYVPWVTVNGKPQYEVCKAYKGKASLQKICHSSALSKSPQSKVVKLQVSYADEVFNHQAKNLN, encoded by the exons ATGCTTTTTACAATGACTTCTTCTTCGTCACACAGGCTTGTGTTCTTCTGCTTAGCTTGCCTTCTGTTCACCTTCTCTTACAACTTTGTGGCTGGTGAATCCGACAAAGTGAAGCTCAATCTTTACTACGAATCAATTTGTCCCTATTGTCAGAGTTTCATAGCCGATGGTCTAGTCAAAATATTTGACTCTGATCTACACACAATCACTGATCTAAAGCTCGTTCCATTCGGGAACGCTCATGTCTCCGATAAGCTGACTGTCACTTGTCAG CATGGTGAAGAGGAATGCAAACTAAACGCCATCGAAGCTTGCGCCATAAGAACTTGGCCCGATCCG AATGTACATTACTGGTTCATAAGGTGCATCGAAAACGACACAACAAACTGGGAATCATCATGTTTTACGAAATATGGAGGTAAGAAGGCCATCAAAGATTGTTATACCAGTGATCTCTCTAAAACT CTCATACTTGGTTATGCAAACCAGACTTTAAGTTTGAAGCCGAAACATATTTACGTACCATGGGTCACAGTTAACGGCAAACCACAATACGAG GTGTGCAAAGCGTACAAAGGAAAGGCTTCGCTTCAAAAAATCTGCCATTCCTCTGCTCTGTCTAAGTCACCTCAGAGCAAAGTGGTGAAGCTTCAAGTCTCCTATGCCGATGAAGTTTTCAATCACCAAGCAAAAAACTTAAACTAA